Proteins found in one Micromonospora sp. WMMD1082 genomic segment:
- a CDS encoding polysaccharide biosynthesis protein gives MIPRLLRLVPPGTLPIGAGLALVGLASYVHLALAGHNLDAAGYSSLSVLWSVVFTLGIGVFFPVEQEVARLVAARRTRGLPPGPVLARGATVAAAVLGLLLLAVLGAADTLADRLFDGDRAMVATLGGALAALAVAHTTRGVLSGLRHFRWYGTQLGLDGGLRIGLVAALAVAGVDSPVAYALVLVLAPLLGVALTAAPVLRAIGGGPKVGWSTLLRGLALLTVSSLLAQVVVNIGVINVRLLDPTDVATAGALLSALVLVRVPLFVFGSMQAALLPGLSTAAATGDDPAFAALLRRAMTVVTAMGAAGGVLAVLLGPWLVRALFDAPAVLGHGDFAWLSLATLAYLWAMVLGQALLARDRHHAQAVAWTAGIAALAATTLAPLPVALRVELGYTVGSLVVAAVMVVLLRRRPRTTMPVPPAATPVPATSGGVP, from the coding sequence GTGATCCCCCGCCTGCTCCGCCTCGTCCCGCCCGGCACCCTCCCCATCGGCGCGGGGCTGGCCCTGGTCGGGCTGGCCTCCTACGTCCACCTCGCCCTGGCCGGGCACAACCTCGACGCCGCCGGCTACTCGTCGCTGTCGGTGCTCTGGTCGGTCGTCTTCACCCTCGGCATCGGCGTGTTCTTCCCCGTCGAACAGGAGGTCGCCCGGCTCGTCGCGGCCCGCCGTACCCGGGGACTGCCCCCCGGGCCGGTGCTGGCCCGGGGCGCCACCGTCGCCGCCGCCGTGCTCGGCCTGCTCTTGCTGGCCGTCCTCGGCGCCGCCGACACCCTCGCCGACCGGCTCTTCGACGGCGACCGCGCCATGGTGGCGACCCTCGGCGGCGCGCTGGCCGCGCTGGCCGTGGCACACACCACCCGGGGCGTGCTCTCCGGGCTGCGCCACTTCCGCTGGTACGGCACCCAACTCGGCCTCGACGGCGGACTGCGCATCGGCCTGGTCGCCGCGCTCGCCGTGGCCGGGGTCGACTCCCCCGTGGCGTACGCGCTAGTGCTGGTCCTCGCGCCCCTGCTCGGCGTCGCGCTGACCGCCGCACCGGTGCTCCGGGCGATCGGCGGCGGCCCGAAGGTCGGCTGGTCAACCCTGCTGCGCGGCCTGGCCCTGCTCACCGTCTCCAGCCTGCTCGCCCAGGTGGTGGTCAACATCGGCGTGATCAACGTACGGCTGCTCGACCCCACCGACGTGGCCACCGCCGGCGCGTTGCTCTCCGCGCTGGTGCTGGTCCGCGTACCGCTGTTCGTCTTCGGCTCGATGCAGGCCGCCCTGCTGCCCGGCCTCTCCACCGCCGCCGCCACCGGCGACGACCCGGCCTTCGCCGCCCTGCTGCGCCGGGCCATGACGGTCGTCACCGCCATGGGTGCCGCCGGTGGCGTCCTCGCCGTGCTGCTCGGCCCCTGGCTCGTGCGGGCCCTCTTCGACGCCCCCGCCGTCCTCGGCCACGGCGACTTCGCCTGGCTCTCGCTGGCCACGCTGGCGTACCTGTGGGCGATGGTGCTCGGCCAGGCGCTGCTGGCCCGCGACCGGCACCACGCCCAGGCCGTGGCCTGGACCGCCGGCATCGCCGCGCTGGCCGCCACGACCCTGGCCCCGCTGCCCGTCGCGCTGCGGGTCGAGCTCGGCTACACCGTGGGCTCCCTGGTGGTCGCCGCCGTCATGGTCGTCCTGCTGCGTCGCCGCCCCCGCACGACCATGCCCGTCCCGCCCGCCGCGACCCCCGTGCCCGCCACCTCCGGAGGCGTTCCATGA
- a CDS encoding glycosyltransferase family 2 protein, producing MVNGKRLLIIIPALNEAASIGDVVGEIRGELPGVHVLVVDDGSTDHTAAVAAAAGARVARLPYNLGVGGAMRLGYRYAHDHDYDAAVQIDADGQHDPRYVPKLVDLLDDYDLVIGARFAGEGEYTARGPRRWAMGMLSMVLSGLAGTTLTDTTSGFRAANRSMINMFARWYPAEYLGDTVETLVHAARRGYRIQQVPVAMRRRMAGTPSHSPVKAMIYLGRALAVLTLALIRR from the coding sequence ATGGTTAACGGCAAGCGCCTCCTGATCATCATCCCGGCGCTCAACGAGGCCGCCTCCATCGGCGACGTCGTCGGCGAGATCCGCGGCGAGCTGCCCGGCGTGCACGTGCTGGTCGTCGACGACGGCTCCACCGACCACACCGCCGCGGTGGCCGCCGCCGCCGGCGCCCGGGTCGCCCGGCTGCCGTACAACCTCGGCGTCGGCGGCGCGATGCGCCTCGGCTACCGCTACGCCCACGACCATGACTACGACGCCGCGGTGCAGATCGACGCCGACGGGCAGCACGACCCCCGCTACGTGCCGAAGCTGGTCGACCTGCTCGACGACTACGACCTGGTCATCGGGGCGCGCTTCGCCGGCGAGGGCGAGTACACCGCCCGCGGCCCCCGCCGCTGGGCGATGGGCATGCTGTCGATGGTGCTCTCCGGTCTGGCCGGCACCACGCTGACCGACACCACCTCCGGCTTCCGCGCCGCCAACCGAAGCATGATCAACATGTTCGCCCGGTGGTACCCCGCGGAGTACCTCGGCGACACCGTCGAGACGCTGGTGCACGCCGCCCGCCGCGGCTACCGGATCCAGCAGGTCCCCGTCGCGATGCGCCGCCGGATGGCGGGCACCCCCAGCCACTCCCCGGTCAAGGCGATGATCTACCTCGGCCGGGCGCTGGCCGTGCTCACCCTGGCCCTCATCCGCCGGTGA
- a CDS encoding DUF2304 domain-containing protein translates to MKLTLVTGLTGLVLLATIVELLRRRQLREKYGMLWLGLLFVVIPLSLFPRLLDGVADVLGVASGVSLVLFLGIVFLLLVCIHLSWEVSALEEETRTLAEEFALLRTEVEADRAERAAQAGRAEQAEMVARDG, encoded by the coding sequence ATGAAGCTCACCCTCGTCACCGGCCTGACCGGTCTGGTCCTGCTGGCCACGATCGTCGAGTTGCTGCGCCGCCGGCAGCTGCGGGAGAAGTACGGCATGCTCTGGCTCGGGCTGCTGTTCGTGGTGATCCCGCTGTCGCTGTTCCCCCGGCTGCTCGACGGCGTCGCGGACGTGCTCGGCGTGGCCTCCGGGGTCAGCCTGGTCCTCTTCCTCGGCATCGTCTTCCTGCTGCTGGTCTGCATCCACCTCAGCTGGGAGGTCAGCGCGCTGGAGGAGGAGACCCGCACCCTGGCCGAGGAGTTCGCCCTGCTGCGCACCGAGGTTGAGGCGGACCGGGCGGAACGGGCGGCGCAGGCGGGCCGGGCGGAGCAGGCGGAGATGGTGGCCCGTGATGGTTAA
- the rfbD gene encoding dTDP-4-dehydrorhamnose reductase, with amino-acid sequence MRFLVTGAGGMLGRDLVDVLAARPAHTVHAATRAELDITDAAAVHAAVGGHDVVVNTAAWTDVDGAEQHEAAATAVNGDAVAHLATACATHGARLFQLSTDYVFPGDATTPYREDAPTAPVNAYGRGKLAGERAVTRLLPDAGYVVRTAWLYGAHGRNFVTTMLGLAEHREFLDVVDDQRGQPTWSYALARQLVALAEAAHAGHAPPGVYHGTCSGETTWYGLARAVFARHGLDPDRIRPTTGARFRRPAHRPAYSVLAHDRWADAGLPPLPDWHATLVDAFAPAAPPSPWKVA; translated from the coding sequence ATGAGGTTCCTGGTGACCGGTGCGGGCGGCATGCTGGGGCGGGACCTGGTGGACGTGCTGGCCGCGCGGCCGGCGCACACCGTGCACGCCGCCACCCGGGCGGAACTCGACATCACCGACGCCGCCGCCGTGCACGCCGCCGTCGGCGGGCACGACGTGGTGGTCAACACCGCCGCGTGGACCGACGTCGACGGCGCCGAACAGCACGAGGCGGCCGCGACCGCGGTCAACGGCGACGCCGTCGCCCACCTCGCCACCGCCTGCGCCACGCACGGCGCCCGCCTGTTCCAGCTCTCCACCGACTACGTCTTCCCCGGCGACGCCACCACCCCCTACCGCGAGGACGCGCCGACCGCACCGGTGAACGCGTACGGTCGCGGCAAGCTCGCCGGGGAACGGGCCGTCACCCGACTGCTGCCCGACGCCGGATACGTGGTGCGCACCGCCTGGCTCTACGGCGCCCACGGCCGCAACTTCGTCACCACCATGCTCGGCCTGGCCGAGCACCGCGAGTTCCTCGACGTCGTCGACGACCAGCGGGGCCAACCCACCTGGTCGTACGCGCTGGCCCGCCAGCTCGTCGCGCTCGCCGAGGCCGCCCACGCCGGACACGCCCCGCCCGGGGTCTACCACGGCACCTGCTCCGGCGAGACCACCTGGTACGGGCTGGCCCGCGCGGTCTTCGCCCGGCACGGGCTCGACCCCGACCGGATCCGGCCCACCACCGGCGCCCGCTTCCGGCGACCCGCGCACCGACCGGCGTACAGTGTGCTGGCGCACGACCGATGGGCCGACGCCGGGCTACCGCCCCTGCCGGACTGGCACGCCACCCTGGTCGACGCGTTCGCGCCCGCCGCTCCACCCTCCCCGTGGAAGGTCGCATGA
- the rfbB gene encoding dTDP-glucose 4,6-dehydratase, which yields MRILVTGGAGFIGSEYVRMVLGVPGGSAAGVPALEPAQVTVLDALTYSGNLANLAPVADDHRLRFVHGDIRHPDVVDRVVPGHDVIVHFAAESHVDRSIAGAAPFVTTNVLGTQTLLDAALRHGVARFVHVSTDEVYGSIPEGSWTEDWPLAPNSPYAAAKAGSDLLALAYHRTHGLDVVVTRCSNNYGPYQYPEKVVPLFVTNLLDGHTVPLYGDGGNVRDWLHVHDHCRGVALVQHKGRTGEVYHIGGGTELTNKDLTARLLDACHAGWDRVVPVPDRKGHDRRYSLDITKISNELGYAPSITLDAGLADTVRWYRDNRAWWEPLKATAAG from the coding sequence GTGAGGATCCTGGTCACCGGCGGAGCCGGATTCATCGGTTCGGAGTACGTCCGAATGGTGCTCGGCGTGCCCGGCGGCAGCGCGGCGGGCGTGCCGGCGCTGGAACCGGCGCAGGTCACCGTGCTCGACGCCCTCACCTACTCCGGCAACCTGGCCAACCTCGCCCCGGTCGCCGACGACCACCGACTCCGCTTCGTCCACGGTGACATACGTCACCCGGATGTGGTGGACCGGGTCGTTCCGGGGCATGACGTGATCGTGCACTTCGCCGCCGAGTCGCACGTCGACCGCTCCATCGCCGGGGCCGCGCCGTTCGTCACCACCAACGTGCTCGGCACCCAGACCCTGCTCGACGCCGCCCTGCGCCACGGCGTCGCCCGGTTCGTCCACGTCTCCACCGACGAGGTCTACGGCTCCATCCCCGAGGGCTCCTGGACCGAGGACTGGCCGCTGGCCCCCAACTCCCCGTACGCCGCCGCCAAGGCCGGCTCCGACCTGCTCGCCCTGGCCTACCACCGCACCCACGGCCTCGACGTGGTGGTGACCCGCTGCTCCAACAACTACGGGCCGTACCAGTACCCGGAGAAGGTCGTTCCGCTGTTCGTCACCAACCTCCTCGACGGACACACCGTCCCGCTCTACGGCGACGGCGGCAACGTGCGCGACTGGCTCCACGTCCACGACCACTGCCGCGGCGTCGCCCTCGTGCAGCACAAGGGCCGCACCGGTGAGGTCTACCACATCGGCGGCGGCACCGAGCTGACCAACAAGGACCTCACCGCCCGTCTCCTGGACGCCTGCCACGCCGGCTGGGACCGCGTCGTGCCGGTCCCCGACCGCAAGGGCCACGACCGCCGCTACTCGCTGGACATCACCAAGATCAGCAACGAGCTGGGGTACGCCCCGAGCATCACCCTGGACGCCGGGCTGGCCGACACCGTCCGCTGGTACCGGGACAACCGCGCCTGGTGGGAACCGTTGAAGGCGACGGCGGCCGGATGA
- the rfbA gene encoding glucose-1-phosphate thymidylyltransferase RfbA: MRGILLAGGTGSRLWPITRAVSKQLMPVFDKPMIYYPLSTLVMAGVREILVITTPEEQHQFQRLLGDGDQFGLRLEYVAQPRPEGIAQAFVLGADFIGDEAVALILGDNIFHGVGLGRQLAAAGDPVGGRIFAYPVADPQAYGVVHFGPDGRVLSIEEKPARPKSRYAVPGLYFYDNRVVEIARGLTPSARGELEITAVNEAYRCRDELSVTVLDRGTAWLDTGTFTSLMQAAEFVRVIEERQGMKIGCVEEVAWRAGLIDDAQLRALAEPLTRSGYGDYLLDLLSGERDELIGEFAGPGAAR; this comes from the coding sequence GTGCGTGGAATCCTGCTCGCCGGTGGCACCGGATCGCGGCTGTGGCCGATCACCCGGGCGGTGTCGAAGCAGCTGATGCCGGTCTTCGACAAGCCGATGATCTACTATCCGCTCTCCACCCTGGTGATGGCCGGGGTGCGCGAGATCCTGGTGATCACCACACCGGAGGAGCAGCACCAGTTCCAGCGCCTGCTCGGTGACGGCGACCAGTTCGGGCTCCGGCTGGAGTACGTCGCCCAGCCCCGACCGGAGGGCATCGCCCAGGCGTTCGTGCTCGGCGCGGACTTCATCGGCGACGAGGCGGTGGCGCTGATCCTCGGCGACAACATCTTCCACGGGGTGGGCCTGGGTCGGCAGCTCGCCGCCGCGGGCGACCCGGTGGGCGGGCGGATCTTCGCCTATCCGGTGGCCGACCCGCAGGCGTACGGCGTGGTGCACTTCGGCCCCGACGGCCGGGTGCTGTCGATCGAGGAGAAGCCGGCGCGGCCGAAGTCCCGGTACGCGGTGCCGGGGCTGTACTTCTACGACAACCGGGTGGTGGAGATCGCCCGGGGGCTCACCCCCAGCGCCCGGGGCGAGCTGGAGATCACCGCGGTGAACGAGGCGTACCGGTGCCGCGACGAGCTGTCGGTCACCGTGCTGGACCGGGGCACCGCCTGGCTGGACACCGGCACGTTCACCTCGCTGATGCAGGCCGCCGAGTTCGTCCGGGTGATCGAGGAGCGGCAGGGCATGAAGATCGGCTGCGTCGAGGAGGTGGCGTGGCGCGCCGGGCTGATCGACGACGCGCAGCTGCGCGCCCTGGCCGAACCGTTGACCCGCAGCGGCTACGGCGACTACCTGCTCGACCTGCTCAGCGGCGAGCGCGACGAGCTGATCGGCGAGTTCGCCGGTCCCGGGGCCGCCCGATGA
- the rfbC gene encoding dTDP-4-dehydrorhamnose 3,5-epimerase — MKLRPMSIEGAWEITPQQHGDPRGLFLEWYRFDRLAEAVGHPLRLAQGNLSVSARDVVRGIHFADVPPGQAKYVTCVRGAVLDVVVDLRVGSPTFGRWEGVRLDDLDRRAVYLAEGLGHGFCALTDDATLTYLCSTTYTPSAEHAVHPLDEELGIDWPAGSPQLSARDAAAPTLAQARAAGLLPVYGTCREYEAGLRAAPHSGGV, encoded by the coding sequence ATGAAGCTGCGGCCGATGAGTATCGAGGGCGCCTGGGAGATCACGCCACAGCAGCACGGCGACCCCCGCGGGCTCTTCCTGGAGTGGTACCGCTTCGACCGGCTGGCCGAGGCGGTCGGGCACCCGCTGCGGCTGGCCCAGGGCAACCTCTCCGTCTCGGCCCGGGACGTCGTGCGCGGCATCCACTTCGCCGACGTGCCGCCGGGGCAGGCGAAGTACGTCACCTGTGTCCGGGGCGCGGTGCTGGACGTGGTCGTCGACCTGCGGGTCGGCTCACCCACCTTCGGCCGGTGGGAGGGCGTCCGCCTCGACGACCTGGACCGGCGCGCGGTCTACCTGGCCGAGGGGCTCGGTCACGGTTTCTGCGCGCTGACCGACGACGCCACCCTGACCTATCTCTGCTCGACCACCTACACCCCCTCGGCGGAGCACGCGGTGCATCCGCTGGACGAGGAGTTGGGCATCGACTGGCCGGCCGGGTCGCCGCAGCTGTCCGCCCGCGACGCCGCCGCGCCGACCCTGGCCCAGGCCCGGGCGGCGGGTCTGCTGCCGGTCTACGGCACCTGCCGGGAGTACGAGGCGGGTCTGCGCGCCGCGCCGCATTCCGGGGGTGTGTGA
- the pafA gene encoding Pup--protein ligase, with amino-acid sequence MERRIFGLETEYGVTCTYRGQRRLSPDEVARYLFRRVVSWGRSSNVFLRNGARLYLDVGSHPEYATPECDSVVDLVAHDRAGERILEGLLIDAEKRLHDEGIAGEIYLFKNNTDSAGNSYGCHENYLVSRHGEFGRLADVLIPFLVTRQLICGAGKVLQTPRGAVYCLSQRAEHIWEGVSSATTRSRPIINTRDEPHADAERYRRLHVIVGDSNMNEVTTLLKVGTADIVLRMIEAGVVMRDLTLENPIRAIREVSHDITGRRKVRLASGKEISALEIQQEYLAKAIEFVERRGGDQTAKRVVELWGRVLRAVETGDLEPVSREIDWVTKLRLIERYQRKHDLPLSHPRVAQMDLAYHDLRRGRGLYALLERRGEVDRVATDPEIFEAKETPPQTTRARLRGEFIRHAQEKRRDFTVDWVHLKLNDQAQRTVLCKDPFRAYDERVERLIASM; translated from the coding sequence ATGGAGCGGCGAATCTTCGGTCTGGAGACCGAGTACGGCGTCACCTGCACCTACCGTGGGCAGCGGCGGCTGTCCCCTGACGAGGTAGCCCGGTATCTCTTCCGCCGGGTCGTGTCCTGGGGCCGGTCGAGCAACGTGTTCCTGCGCAACGGCGCGCGGCTCTACCTGGACGTCGGATCCCACCCCGAGTACGCCACCCCGGAGTGCGACTCGGTGGTCGACCTGGTCGCCCACGACCGGGCCGGCGAACGGATCCTGGAAGGGCTGCTCATCGATGCGGAGAAGCGGCTGCACGACGAGGGCATCGCCGGCGAGATCTACCTGTTCAAGAACAACACCGACTCGGCCGGCAACTCGTACGGCTGCCACGAGAACTACCTGGTCTCCCGGCACGGCGAGTTCGGCCGGCTCGCCGACGTACTGATCCCGTTCCTGGTCACCCGGCAGCTGATCTGTGGCGCGGGCAAGGTGTTGCAGACGCCACGCGGCGCCGTCTACTGCCTGTCCCAGCGGGCCGAGCACATCTGGGAGGGCGTCTCCTCGGCGACCACCCGTAGCCGCCCGATCATCAACACCCGGGACGAGCCGCACGCCGACGCGGAGCGCTATCGCCGGCTGCACGTCATCGTCGGCGACTCCAACATGAACGAGGTCACCACGCTGCTGAAGGTCGGTACGGCCGACATCGTGCTGCGGATGATCGAGGCCGGCGTGGTGATGCGCGACCTCACCCTGGAGAACCCGATCCGGGCGATCCGGGAGGTGTCGCACGACATCACCGGCCGGCGGAAGGTGCGCCTGGCCTCCGGCAAGGAGATCAGCGCCCTGGAGATCCAGCAGGAGTACCTCGCCAAGGCGATCGAGTTCGTCGAGCGCCGGGGCGGCGACCAGACCGCCAAGCGGGTCGTCGAGCTGTGGGGCCGGGTGCTGCGGGCGGTGGAGACCGGTGACCTGGAGCCGGTCTCCCGGGAGATCGACTGGGTGACCAAGCTGCGGCTGATCGAGCGCTACCAGCGCAAGCACGACCTGCCGCTGTCGCACCCCCGGGTGGCGCAGATGGATCTGGCCTACCACGACCTGCGCCGGGGTCGAGGGCTCTACGCCCTGCTGGAGCGGCGCGGCGAGGTGGACCGGGTGGCCACCGATCCGGAGATCTTCGAGGCCAAGGAGACGCCGCCGCAGACCACCCGGGCCCGGCTGCGCGGTGAGTTCATCCGGCACGCCCAGGAGAAGCGGCGGGACTTCACCGTCGACTGGGTGCACCTGAAGCTCAACGACCAGGCGCAGCGGACCGTGCTGTGCAAGGACCCGTTCCGGGCGTACGACGAGCGGGTGGAGCGGCTGATCGCCAGCATGTGA
- a CDS encoding DUF3866 family protein, with product MVRWRVGRVTGVRRRWAGAVELDVELDGGRSGAGDGEFSGGGVMRALAYPALVGDPEVGDRVLLNAGALLMGLGTGGYALVVALPDRLPPDPPQALDSRDAGHLVKARYTPLQPILLGVDEEASPHREVLAGAEDLTGLPVVTADLHSALPAILAGVRADAPHARVAYLLTDGGALPAWFSRTLAGLRDDLVGTISVGQAFGGDLEAATLHSGLLAARHVLGADVAVVAQGPGNLGTGTRWGFSGVAVGEAVNAVATLGGRPVGSLRISAADPRPRHRGVSHHSLTAYGRVALARADLVVPDGLDPALDAEVDAALAPLAGRHTVLRVDTTGLDEALRRSPVPLSTMGRGLDADHAYFLAAAAAGRHAARLTGE from the coding sequence GTGGTGCGGTGGCGGGTGGGTCGGGTGACGGGGGTGCGGCGGCGGTGGGCCGGCGCGGTGGAGTTGGACGTCGAGCTGGACGGCGGCCGCAGCGGCGCGGGGGACGGCGAGTTCAGCGGCGGCGGGGTGATGCGGGCGCTGGCCTATCCGGCGCTGGTCGGTGATCCCGAGGTCGGCGACCGCGTCCTGCTCAACGCCGGCGCGCTGCTGATGGGGCTCGGCACCGGCGGCTACGCCCTGGTCGTGGCGCTGCCGGACCGGCTGCCGCCGGACCCGCCGCAGGCCCTCGACTCCCGCGACGCGGGTCACCTGGTGAAGGCCCGCTACACCCCGTTGCAGCCGATCCTGCTCGGCGTCGACGAGGAGGCGTCGCCCCACCGGGAGGTGCTGGCCGGCGCCGAGGACCTGACCGGCCTGCCGGTGGTCACCGCCGACCTGCACTCCGCGCTGCCGGCGATCCTCGCCGGTGTCCGCGCCGACGCGCCGCACGCCCGGGTGGCCTACCTGCTCACCGACGGCGGAGCCCTGCCCGCCTGGTTCTCCCGTACCCTCGCCGGGCTGCGCGACGACCTGGTCGGCACGATCAGCGTCGGGCAGGCGTTCGGCGGCGACCTGGAGGCCGCCACCCTGCACAGCGGGCTGCTCGCCGCCCGGCATGTGCTCGGTGCCGACGTGGCGGTGGTCGCACAGGGCCCGGGCAACCTCGGCACCGGCACCCGCTGGGGATTCTCCGGCGTGGCCGTCGGCGAGGCGGTCAACGCCGTCGCCACGCTGGGCGGCCGGCCGGTCGGCTCGCTGCGGATCTCCGCCGCCGACCCGCGCCCGCGACACCGTGGCGTGTCGCACCACAGCCTCACCGCGTACGGCCGGGTGGCCCTGGCCCGCGCGGACCTGGTGGTGCCCGACGGCCTGGACCCGGCGCTGGACGCCGAGGTCGACGCCGCGCTGGCACCGCTGGCCGGGCGGCACACCGTGCTGCGGGTGGACACCACGGGGCTCGACGAGGCGCTACGTCGCAGCCCGGTGCCGCTGTCGACGATGGGCCGCGGGCTGGACGCCGACCACGCCTACTTCCTGGCCGCCGCCGCGGCCGGCCGGCACGCCGCCCGACTCACCGGAGAATGA
- a CDS encoding WYL domain-containing protein: MSRSRTERLVNLVICLLSTRRFLTAAQIAATVPGYEHDPDDARDHEAFQRKFERDKAELRELGVPLETGTASAFDAEPGYRIARREYALPDIPLKPDEAAAVGIAARLWQHAGLAAAASSGLAKLRAAGVDVDPQATLGLEPMVTVDPAFAPLTAAARDRREVRFDYRVPDRDAPDRRRLQPWGVVCWRGRWYVVGHDLDRAATRCFRLSRVVGAVRATGAPGAYQPPVGVDLISHVARWSGPTERAGRAAVLVTPGRAAGLRRWAVEVTTGPEADRLVLPYGDADSLAGHLVGYGPDVRVLDPPEVREAVIQRLKEIVTRHDTLAVTP, translated from the coding sequence GTGTCGCGTAGCCGCACTGAGCGCCTGGTCAACCTGGTGATCTGCCTGCTGTCGACGCGGCGGTTCCTGACCGCCGCGCAGATCGCCGCGACCGTGCCCGGCTACGAGCACGACCCGGACGATGCCCGTGACCACGAGGCCTTCCAGCGCAAGTTCGAGCGGGACAAGGCCGAGCTGCGGGAGTTGGGCGTACCGCTGGAGACCGGGACGGCGAGCGCCTTCGACGCGGAGCCCGGCTACCGGATCGCGCGCCGGGAGTATGCGCTGCCCGACATCCCCCTCAAGCCGGACGAGGCCGCCGCGGTCGGCATCGCCGCGCGGCTGTGGCAGCACGCCGGCCTGGCCGCCGCCGCGTCGTCCGGGCTGGCCAAGCTGCGCGCCGCGGGCGTGGACGTGGACCCGCAGGCCACCCTCGGGCTGGAGCCGATGGTCACGGTCGACCCGGCCTTCGCCCCGCTGACCGCCGCCGCCCGCGACCGGCGTGAGGTCCGGTTCGACTACCGGGTGCCCGACCGGGACGCGCCGGACCGTCGCCGGCTGCAACCGTGGGGCGTGGTCTGCTGGCGTGGCCGGTGGTACGTCGTCGGCCACGACCTGGACCGCGCCGCCACTCGTTGCTTCCGGCTGTCGCGGGTGGTCGGCGCGGTGCGGGCCACCGGTGCGCCGGGCGCCTACCAACCGCCGGTCGGCGTAGACCTGATCAGTCACGTGGCCCGCTGGTCCGGCCCGACCGAGCGGGCCGGCCGGGCGGCCGTGCTGGTCACCCCCGGTCGCGCCGCCGGGCTGCGCCGCTGGGCGGTGGAGGTCACCACCGGGCCGGAGGCCGACCGGCTGGTCCTGCCCTACGGTGACGCCGACTCCCTGGCCGGGCATCTCGTCGGCTACGGCCCCGACGTGCGGGTGCTCGACCCACCCGAGGTCCGGGAGGCGGTCATCCAGCGGCTCAAGGAGATCGTCACCCGGCACGACACCCTGGCGGTGACCCCATGA
- a CDS encoding YafY family protein produces MSGVARPAARAGARTSADRLARLLNLVPYLLARPGIEIAEAAGDLGVTERQLREDLELLWVCGLPGYGPGDLIDMAFDGDRVTITYDAGIDRPLRLTPDEALALVVALRMLAETPGVANREAVERALAKIEDAAGDLVAAPVEVRLPADTARVEQLRAAVESGRALRITYYAAARDETTERVVDPLRVLMVGGRTYVEAWCRRAEAVRLFRADRIDAVAELAEPAVVPPQARPHDLSEGVFRPSPDLPLITLRIGRGERWITEYYPCERVESDGERWVVSLRVADLGWARRFVLGLGPNVTVVAPAELADQVRDAAVAALEAYAKPVPAGADPAAADGRQ; encoded by the coding sequence ATGAGTGGGGTGGCCCGCCCGGCGGCACGCGCCGGCGCACGGACCTCCGCCGACCGGCTGGCCCGGCTGCTGAACCTGGTGCCCTACCTGCTCGCCCGCCCGGGCATCGAGATCGCCGAGGCGGCCGGTGACCTGGGCGTGACCGAGCGACAGCTGCGCGAGGACCTGGAGCTGCTCTGGGTGTGCGGGCTGCCCGGGTACGGCCCGGGCGACCTGATCGACATGGCCTTCGACGGCGACCGGGTGACCATCACCTACGACGCCGGCATCGACCGGCCGCTGCGGCTCACCCCGGACGAGGCCCTCGCGCTGGTGGTGGCGCTGCGGATGCTGGCGGAGACCCCCGGCGTGGCCAACCGCGAGGCCGTGGAGCGGGCCCTGGCGAAGATCGAGGACGCGGCCGGTGACCTGGTCGCCGCCCCGGTGGAGGTGCGGCTGCCCGCCGACACCGCGCGGGTGGAGCAGCTGCGCGCCGCGGTGGAGAGCGGGCGCGCGCTGCGGATCACCTACTACGCGGCGGCCCGCGACGAGACGACCGAGCGGGTCGTGGACCCGTTGCGGGTGCTGATGGTCGGTGGCCGGACGTACGTGGAGGCGTGGTGCCGGCGTGCCGAGGCGGTGCGGCTGTTCCGGGCGGACCGGATCGACGCGGTCGCCGAGTTGGCCGAGCCCGCCGTCGTGCCGCCGCAGGCCCGCCCGCACGACCTGAGCGAGGGGGTGTTCCGGCCCTCGCCCGACCTGCCGCTGATCACGCTGCGGATCGGTCGGGGCGAGCGCTGGATCACCGAGTACTACCCGTGCGAGCGGGTCGAGTCCGACGGCGAACGCTGGGTCGTCTCGCTGCGGGTCGCCGACCTCGGCTGGGCCCGCCGGTTCGTGCTCGGGCTCGGGCCGAACGTCACCGTCGTCGCCCCTGCCGAGCTGGCCGATCAGGTCCGCGACGCGGCGGTGGCGGCCCTTGAGGCGTACGCGAAGCCGGTGCCGGCCGGCGCGGACCCGGCGGCGGCCGACGGCAGGCAGTAG
- the tatA gene encoding Sec-independent protein translocase subunit TatA produces the protein MHALKPWHIAVLVVVLILLFGAKRLPDAARSLGRSLRIIKAETKSLADDDRDLAGKADAQAGYQPYPPQQSAPPQQPYQGTVQQPVVDPVQRAREN, from the coding sequence ATGCATGCCCTCAAGCCCTGGCACATCGCCGTACTCGTGGTCGTGCTGATCCTGCTCTTCGGCGCGAAGCGGCTCCCCGACGCGGCCCGTTCCCTCGGCCGCTCGCTGCGGATCATCAAGGCCGAGACGAAGAGCCTGGCCGACGACGACCGCGACCTCGCCGGCAAGGCCGACGCGCAGGCCGGCTACCAGCCGTACCCTCCGCAGCAGTCCGCGCCGCCGCAGCAGCCCTACCAGGGCACCGTGCAGCAGCCGGTCGTCGACCCGGTGCAGCGCGCCCGCGAGAACTGA